The region CTTCCTATTTTTATCCggacttgggaccggcactgacaAGAGTGCCTTCCAGCGGCTTGCCTTTTCCACCATCCCTTCTCGGACAATCAGACTTgattggccgatagcaccactgagatttgatccctggatctcagcagcagcagtagtgtCTTCTACCTTTAGAAAACATTTTAGGTAGGTGGATTAGATGATCTTATTTAAatgattctccaggccacctgaGGAGGACGGAGGTCCCTGAGGAGTCTGGTTCTTCTCAAGGTTTACTCCtgtattttaagggagtttttcctgccactgtcgcccttggctcctcaacaggtgttttttggtctgtcggttctGGATTCTGTATCTTAATATTCCCCATAGGTGTGAATAAGTGAGAGTGTGAGGTCCATGCCTGATTCTGGTCCTATCCAGGCTGTACAAACTCCGTTtccaaaatagttgggacatcATGTAGAATGCAATAAACAGAAGAATCCTGATCTGGTGATTTTggttgaatctttatttatctgacaaaagtacaaaaaaaaataattataatgttattactGACCAACTTCTTTTccttatgtaaatgtaaaaaaatttacCTTTCATGCCTGTGACACACTCAAAAAACATGGGATGGgggcaaaataaaagtgaaaagtttataCAGTAATCAAGTTTATAAAACTTTTTTGGTAAGGGGGTCTTGCATGTGGTATTCATCAGACTGAAGAGGTTTAAGAGCTCATGagaatttattacatttcaattacatttttatatatttaaccctAAAAATAGCTTTAAAACCAGAGTCAGATCACTGAGGTCAGTCCACTACAGAGTTCAGTGCTCTTCTTCTAGTCGTCTTTGTTCATGGTGAAGTCCAGCGACGCCCTGAAGCGGATCGGAATGAGCTGCTCTTCCTTTGACGTCTCGTCTTTTTCGGTCTGGATCCTCAGGAAGCCGTCGTCCCCCAGCGTACAGGTGAGCGTGGATGGATGAACATGATCGGGAAGCTCCACGCTCTTCACGTCTGGTGCGGTCGGTTTGGCCACGTTGATCTCCAGCTTCCGGCCACTGAGGGTCACGGTGATGTCCTCTGGAGAGGCGCCGGATGCGTCCATGAAGAAAATGTTACAGGCAGaggatgatggtgatgaagTTGATGAAGAGGGAGAGGATGCTGGGATGAAGAGGTCGTCCAGGCTCTGAACGTTCCTCAGTAAGTCGTCGTCCTCCTGTGTGCTGGTGAGCGCTGGTGGATCTTTGTGGTCCGGGAGCTCCACGCTCTTCATGACTCCCTCAGTGCCGGAGTCAGTGCTGGACGAGTCTGGTTTGGTCGGGTACACAACCTTggaggatgatgaagatgagTATGAGGAGGAAGAAGACGAGGAGATGTCGTTCAGGCCCTGGAGGAGATCTTTCATGAGTCCGTCTAtgttaaaactctccagaagtTCTGCTCTGCGCTGAAGGAAGCGCTCGGTGAGGGCGCCACGTCTCTCCCACAGCAGCCAGTCGTCCTGGAAGAAGGGATCGTCCCCGAACAGGCTCTCCATGATGGACTGGGTCGTCATCTTAgcgttttatttctttaaagaaGCTTCTGGAGCTGCTTTCTTCTTGATCTGAAGGTTTCTTGACCACAGCCGCCCTCGTCCCTCTTATATACTTCTTCAGACAGACCTGGAACCTCCTACCACCTCCCGAATACAGCACTGACCTCACGAGTGTGACACACGTCCACCAGGAAACTCCGTCAGGGATCTAAATCTGGCAGCGGTGAATCGTGTTTGTATTTACGAGCTGCCGGATCTTCTTTCGTGCTCCGGCTCTCGGCGGTGAGTCCACACGGCGTTTCGCTCCTCTGACCTCCTCGTTCTGGCATGTGGTTTGAGCTCAATGTGCTACTTATAACTGTCGTAAGCTGAGAAGAAATAATTACGCTGACTTGCTTCAGATGTACGTGAGGTCATTTCCCTCAACATACACTATAGGcctatggccagaagtatttggacgcctgatccCGAGCTTGTCGGACGCCCCGGTTCAAAAACATTTGGTTGTTAAATGATTCAGTGTTTGTTAAAAGACAATAAAGTTGGAAacattttctatatttatttaatatgtacTTATTCAAATACAAGATATGACacaaagtattcggacacccgatcatgagcttgttggacttcccgtgacctctgtgtgatattTTTAGCTAAAAAagagtgctagactggcctgactgcagtaCAGACCTGTTTTGAATTTAATTGTTTGATCAACAGACACTGAATCATTTGATGTAACACAATGGAAAATAtaattctatatttatttaatatgtacaagatatgcccaaaagtattcggacacgaGACCATGAGCAGAACAGTGTGACCCTCTGTgcgatcttttcagctagaacagcagctgctcttctgagaagctccTCATAGTCtgcgtgtgggaatttgtgccagcgTTTGAATGtctgggcgctgatgttggttGAGAAAGgctcagttggtgttccggttaattccaaagctgttgagtggggctgaggtcagggctctgagcagaatgtccaacaagcttctgGTCACCAATAAGTACATGCCAAGGGCAGAccggtataataataataataatattaataataataataattttattattattaataataataataataataataataataatgttaataatgataataataatattaataataataataataattttattaataatgataataataataatgttaataataataataataataataataataatgttaataataataatattattaataataataatgatactaataataatattattattaataataataatagtaataatattaataataataataatgataataataataataataatgataatgataatgataataataataatattattattattaataacaatagtaataatattaataataataatattaataatgatagtaataataataatattaataataatgatagtaataataataataataaaaataataataataatggtgataataataataattataataataattatagtaataatggGGCAGattaaatgcctttatttgactTTTATACGTCTACtcatgtgcagtacaatgaaatgattTTTCTGTgtgtcccagcttgtttgaaaatgGGGATAAAACCACAGGGTCAactattgtacagcacccctggagagggggttaagggccttgcttaagggcccaaaactggctgcatggcagagtcaGGATTCTAATACAGCCCATAAGCCAGATATCCATATTAAGATGAATACGAGACGCTGAATGTTTTCTTTATACAAACATTTAATTGTTGCTGCTGTAAAACAATTGGACAAAATAAATCTtacagttttaataaaaaagcttattttcgtttttattcattaataaatagaCATCAGTGTTTATGTTGCGTCTCTGTTTTAGTCGTTCTTCTCCGGATCGTCTTTGTTGAGAGGGAAATCCAGCGTGGTCCTGAAGCGGATGGGAACGAGACGCTCCTCCTCCGACATCTCCTTGGGTTTGGACTCGATTCTAAGGAAGCCGTCGTCCCCCAGCGTGCAGGCGAGCGTGGACGGGTCGACGTGATCGGGAAGATCCACACTCCTCACGAACCCTGTGGTGTTTGGGTTTGTGGCGTCTGCATCAGGGTTGGTGGGTGTAGCCACCCGGACCTCCAGCTTTCCTCCACGCACTTTGACCGTGATGTCCTCCGCGGAGAAGCCGCAAGTGTTCAGGGAGACGTTGTAGGGACGGGCGTGTctgcaggaggaggaggaggaagcagATGATaaagaggatgatgatgatgatgaggagatCTGTTCCAGACTCTGGAAGAGCTGATTCATGAGACTGTCCATGTTAAGTCTCTGCATGGTGTTAGCTCTGCGCTGCAGGAAGCGCTCGGTAAGTCCTCGCGGTCTGGGCCACAGCAGGTACCCGTCCCCGAAGAAGGGATCGTCTCTGAGCAGGACTTCCATCACAGACTCTGAGTCTTTGTCCTCGTCAGTGAAGGTTCTGAAGCTCTCAGCTGAGTGTGGTGACCACAGGTCTCTTTGCTCTTTATATGTTCCTCCACTGAGAACCGGGAACCTCCTGGTGTTCCTGTTTACAGCGCTGAGCTCATCCCTGCAACAGGAAACCGCCTGGTGCCCCAGATGAACGAGGATTTACCCGGTGAGTGAATCTCACAGGCACGCAGCCTATAATCAGACGTCAACAACTATTTACAGCTACACAGTTACATACACttgtttggccaaaagtatttggacgcctgaccctGAGCTTATCGGACTTTCTGGTTCATAGAGCGACTTCTGTAAgcgaaggcttctcacaagagttTAAAGTGTGTCCATGTATGGGAAATTGTGCCCATTTAgccaaaagatgacagcattagtattttatggctgggcactgacagTGCTGGAAGTTAAGGTTCATCccggagctgaggtcagggctctgtgcaggacactggagcttttcttcacgtctttatagagctcgctcatacTGGAATAggagagggccttccctaaactattggaAGCATaccatttcctttatataactgatttattacacctgttagcaactgtgactgaaacacatcaATCAAATCAAAATTAGGGGGggtgtcctgatacttttgtccTTGTAGTCATTTGAACAGATTCCCATCATATCCAGGAGGAGTGGCACTGTTGGCATAGTTGGCTTTGTTGGCATTTTTACCAGGTTTCAGCCTCAGGTGGGTAAAAAGGTTCCCGTCAGAATCACCTccagataaaaaacaaaaacaaacatgtcAGCGGTTTATTCGGTGTGTTGATCTCACTCGTTGTGCCTCGTTTGGGTTTAGGGTCAGTACCACGGTCAGGTTCAACACAGGACCGAAAGCAAGACGAACCTCCGGGTCGTAAATGTAAACACGGTACCTGACGCACCGTGTTTAAACACCAGTCCTGTTTTAGATCTGTGACTGGGCATCTTTACCGTGCTGATGGTTTCAGGTTGCAGCCAAGAATGACCTCGAGTTCTAAACTTGGAATCAGAAGAGGGGTCTCGGTCCTCACCGCGGGATCTTAATAAGGGTGCAGAGTGTGTTCATGGTTAGGAAACTCCTGATGAGAGCAGAATGAGATTCAGTGAGGAAAAACTGAAGGCTCATTTGGTCATGGAGAGCCTGTTTGATGATTCTCTGGGTATCTTGATGATCTAAAATGATTTCGAGTTTTAGTGTGGACAGAATCATGATGGATCAGATCTTCTTttgatataattatatattatatactctCAGTTTACTGACTGATCATCAGAATGGCCCTAGTATTACATTTATCAATGTGGGTTATCATTTCTGACTcttttggacccctgagcaaggccctaaacctttctgtacaatggctgaaccTGCGCTCTGACAACAGAATTCAAACAAGCTGAATTGTCTTTATTCAAACAATAAaattttactgtactgtacaaacATCAGAATGGATCATCAGTGATCACTGCAAACAGCTGGAAACATACagtattattcattcatccatttattcattcattgtctattttaccttgtctttatcctattcagggtcgtggtgggtccagttcactgggttaaaggtaggaaacactccGGACAGGTCGCACATTTAGGGCAAAATTtgtagtatctctaattaacgTGACTGCACATCTCATGGAAGTtctgtttattatatttttatgaatCTGTTAGCAAAAGATCTGGCAGAAATACCTGAACCTAatccctttaaaaaaaaaggtgtccacatactttttacaAGTAcacatattaaaaaacaaacaaaagaaaaaatcgCGTCTCTCTCTGTTTTTCATGCTGACAGGCTGCAGTTCATATTCGTGCTGACAGGCGGCGCTGTTGGACCTCTTAAATCCCAATTCCACACGACACTGTTTTTAAACCGGCAGCTTTTCACttcatatataaaatgaaatattaaaagctatttttggacaaataaaaacattaaatggacaaaagtatatggacaccagaACATTAACCTGTgtgacattccatttcaaaaccactGTTGTTAATATGTAGTCGGGATAGAACAGTCTCCGCTTTTTTATAGATTATAAAGtgtgtctgagggaatttgtgcccattcagttaaaactTTGTAAAGCTTTTgcttttgtgaggtcaggcactcgtGTCATTCCAATTGACCCCAAACGTGCTCAGTGGACTCAGAGGTTTTGTACAGTTTACTGGAGTTCCTCCTGACCGGTCACTTCAAACTTGTCTTTATGGTTCTTTGGAATCACGTTTGATTAGAAAtgggccttcctcaaactgttgccacaacgtTAGAATAAacagggtgtccatatacttacgGCAAACATTGAATGCCACCGTATCTCCATCCTCCCAGCTCTGTCACGTCAGAACTTTGCTtttagtgtttcccagtggagtGATGGAGTGATAAAGGGGGTCTGCTACTCTGACAGCTCTCTGAAAAAAGCCTCTGTACCCCCCATGAGACCCTccatgtgatggactgatggatcGGGAGGCAGAAAGAGGACGTAAGATCAAAAGAGTTCAGAATATCGACATGTGAGAGCCGGCagtgtaaataatatttaataaaaataaatcatagactaacaaaaataaatacacaggtCTACAACCTgaacaccccccaccccccccccccacacacacagaatcagCTCTGATCCAGAATCAGTTCTTTTACAGAGTCAGCTCTGATCCAGAATCAGATACAGAATCAGTTCAGATACAGAATTAGTTCTGATCCAGAATCAGCTCTGATCCAGAATCAGATACAGAATCAGTTCAGATACAGAATCAGCTCTGATACAGAATCAGATCCAGATCCAGCTCTGTTACAGAATCAGCTCTGATCCAGAATCAGCTCTGTTACAGAATCAGCTCTGATCCAGAATCAGCTCTGATACAGAATCAGATACAGAATCAGTTCAGATACAGAATCAGATCCAGAATCATTAGTGTAACAGAATCAGCTCTGATACAGAATCAGATACAGAATCAGTTCCGATACAGAATCAGCTCTGATACAGAATCAGATACAGAATCAGTTCAGATACAGAATCAGATCCAGAATCATTAGTGTAACAGAATCAGCTCTGATACAGAATCAGATACAAAATCAGTTCCGATACAGAATCAGTTCTGATACAGAATCAGATCCAGAATCATTAGTGTAACAGAATCAGCTCTGATCCTGAGTTGTAGTTCGGCGTGACTCTGATGGAGCTTCGCGTGAGAAGCCGGGCCGCAGGAGGAAGTGAGACGTGCGAGAATGGCAGACGACTCTGTCTGGTGTCACCGCTGCCCTCGCTCGCTTCACCCTTTGTTCTCCACCTCGACCTTCTCACTTCCTGTCAGCGTTCATCTGGAGCCCCGATCGTGTGCCACTCCGATTCAGAAACAGAAGCGGCTGAGTTTTCGCTCCACTCTCGATTCAGACCGCAGTTCCTCACTGAGAATTTTCTGAAGAAcgaagatttaaaaaaaaaacgtgttcaGACGATTTTATATTCCGTCTCCCAGTCTGACTGAGCAGAGACGAGTAACAGTGGGAGAGTGGTACGTAGCGCCCCAGGCTTTGGTCCGTCCACCCCTCTGTGTCTCTCTGTCCCGAAGGTATGTGGCGAGGATGTGGGGGTCAGAGGTGGAGAGAGGGGGGCGAGGGGGGCGAGAGGGGGGCGCAGGGGGAGAAACGAAATTTATACGGCGCTGCTGTAAAACTCTGACCTTCCAGCTGTAAATCTGCCAACCACGTCTGTCCTGCTCAACAggaaacacccccacacccccacacacccatacacacacacacacccacacccacgctcacacacacacacacacacacacacccacccacacacacacacacgctcacacacacacccacacacacacccacgctcacacacacacacccacgctcacacacacccacacacacactcacacacacacacacacccacgctcacacacacacacccacacacacacacacacacccacacacacactcacacacacacacacacccacgctcacacacacacacccacacacacacacactcacacacacccacgctcacacacacacgctcacacacacacacacacacacacacacacacacacacacccacacacacacacacacgctcacacacacacacacacacacacacacacacacacactgaaggaTAAAGGAGAGCTGATTCTTGTTTGAGGAATGAAGGGGGAGGATTTTCAACTCGCAGACGGTTTGGAGCGCCGCTCGTACTCACCAGATATGATCAGTTCATCATCATAAAATACatgagctcacacacacacacacacacacacacatgctcacacatacacacacataaacacacaaacacacacataattactcacacacacaaacacacacacacacaatctcacacacacaaacacacttacacgcACGtataagcacacacactcatacacacactcatacacacactcatacacactcacacacataaacacacactcacacacacacacacacacacatgctcacacataaacacacaaacacacacataatcactcacacacacaaacacacacacacatgctcacacacacacaaacacacttacacacacgtataagcacacacactcacacacactcacacacaaacacacacacactcatacacactcacacacacttacacagggcacagaaactgtctgtctgtttttatttatttatctacctgtctgtctgtttacctGAGTGTATTCATAGGTCAGTTTGtctgtctaactgtctgtctgtctgtctgtctgtctgtctgtctgtctttatctatctatatacaggTTGTTTTGTCTGTCagaaatgtctgtgtgtacatctgtttctATCTACCcgctgtctatctgtctgtctgcatgtctgtctACCCACGTCTGCTCAGCTGTCTGTCTTTATCaatttacctgtctgtctgtctgtctgtctgtctgtctgtctttatttctctatctgtctctgtctgtctgtctgtacatGAATCTCTGTGACCTTTGCTCCACTTCTTTGTCTGTTAGGAATCTAGCGAGAGAACGTTTGGCCCCTGAGACACGCGGCAGCGCTAATCTAAACGCCGCGCTCAGACGTTAGCGCTCAGACGTTAGCGTGTAGCGAGAAGGTAAAAGTGATTCTGCCAACCAGGCGCGATATGAATCTACAGGAAGCAGAGCATGCTGGGACAGGAAGTGGCAGAGCTGGTGGCGTCTGTGGAGGTTTTGCTCTCAGATCAGTGTGTCAGGGCTCAAGGTCACGAAAGgtggcacgcacacacactcacacacacacacacgtctgttAAACTGAACTGAGCCGCCGGGACCTGCAGGCGTGACGCAGAATTTCCTCTCTTACTCGAAAGTGTGAACGAGTTCAGACTGACGTAACAGACGGAAGTTTCTCTCACAGAGCCGCGTCTCTTTTATTATGATATTGCttccagtttagtcatagccagttcctcttcctctgctggagactccAATAGTGTATGAGTttggtatattctcctgacacgccctccctctgacGCCTGTGCACTCCACCGAGcccttcttatccccccgtactttggtggatcggcatgtgaggtcggtctcgcgcacggagagtcacgcgctgatctccacgttcctccacttctgtacaggcgcctcggcctactgaccagggtccttacacggcctCAAAGACCcagcccactttttagtcccgtcttttcccacccagcagcaTATAAACACTTGAGATTAGGACTCAGGAGGGCGTGTCCATATATTTGTGACCCTGTGGTTAATACTATTTAATGTATAATTGACACAGATTCAGTCTGAATGGTTTATGtagtcacacacaaacacacacacacacacacacacacacacacacggtggaTCGATGGTGTGTATTGATCGTGGTTGGTGTTGACGTGTGGTGGGAGAATCGAGGTTAATCACAGGTGAACGACTctactcttatacacacacacacacacactctctctatttctctcacacacacactctctcacacacacacactcatgcacacacacaaacacatacacgaaacacacacacgcaaacacacacatacacgaacacacacacacatgtacacacacacacacatacacgaacacacacacacacacacacgcgcaaacacacacacacacacacacacgcaaacacacatacacaaacacacacacacatgtacacacacacacacatacacgaacacacacacacacatgaacacaaacacacacacacatgtacacacacacatacacgaacacacacacacacacaaacacatacacgaaacacacacacgcaaacacacacatacacgaacacacacacacatgtacacacacacacacatacacgaacacacacacacacacacacacgcgcaaacacacacacacacacacgcaaacacacatacacaaacacacacacacatgtacacacacacacacatacacgaacacacacacacacatgaacacaaacacacacacacatgtacacacacacatacacgaacacacacacacacacaaaacacacacacatgaaacacacacaaacacatacacacaaacacgaaaacacacacacacaaacacgcatgttacacacacacacacacacacatacacgaacacacacacacacatgaacacaaacgcacacacacgaaacacacacacatgaaacaaacacatacacacaaacacgaacacacacatacacaaacacgcatgttacacacacacacactcacaaacgaacacacacacgcgAAGACCAAACCTCAACCCACTTCTCTCTGTTTCGCACGCAACGAGTACTTCCTGTTCCTCTGAGCGCTCGGCGTTCTGTGCCCTCGTAGTGGCATCGCGGCCCCGAGTGACGAGAACTGAAACTCGGTGTCACTTCAGGACaagaaatgcacacacacacacacacacacactctctctcacacacacacacacacacacacacacacacacagatctaaATTAAGGTGTTTTACCTCACAGGTTTCAGTTTGGATCTCagtgtttataataaaattCCACACAAACCGCGGCGACGTTAGAGCATGAAAAGCTCCCAGTGACACTGATCTACAGGGtctaaagtatctggacacctgagcatgagcctGCCAGACGTacagtttcaaaaacaaacgttattaaaat is a window of Trichomycterus rosablanca isolate fTriRos1 chromosome 22, fTriRos1.hap1, whole genome shotgun sequence DNA encoding:
- the hspb9 gene encoding heat shock protein beta-9; protein product: MTTQSIMESLFGDDPFFQDDWLLWERRGALTERFLQRRAELLESFNIDGLMKDLLQGLNDISSSSSSSYSSSSSSKVVYPTKPDSSSTDSGTEGVMKSVELPDHKDPPALTSTQEDDDLLRNVQSLDDLFIPASSPSSSTSSPSSSACNIFFMDASGASPEDITVTLSGRKLEINVAKPTAPDVKSVELPDHVHPSTLTCTLGDDGFLRIQTEKDETSKEEQLIPIRFRASLDFTMNKDD
- the LOC134300282 gene encoding heat shock protein beta-11-like, which translates into the protein MPSHRSKTGLVFKHGASGDSDGNLFTHLRLKPGKNANKANYANSATPPGYDGNLDELSAVNRNTRRFPVLSGGTYKEQRDLWSPHSAESFRTFTDEDKDSESVMEVLLRDDPFFGDGYLLWPRPRGLTERFLQRRANTMQRLNMDSLMNQLFQSLEQISSSSSSSSLSSASSSSSCRHARPYNVSLNTCGFSAEDITVKVRGGKLEVRVATPTNPDADATNPNTTGFVRSVDLPDHVDPSTLACTLGDDGFLRIESKPKEMSEEERLVPIRFRTTLDFPLNKDDPEKND